A portion of the Pedobacter cryoconitis genome contains these proteins:
- a CDS encoding phosphocholine-specific phospholipase C codes for MNSRRDFLKKAAMFSGAAGLANVIPMSIQKAMAIEADPGTTFYDAEHVVFLMQENRSFDHMFGKLSGVRGFNDPRAAILPNKNKVWLQQDASGNTFAPFHIDINKTKITWQGGLPHSWNDQVAARNKGKYDKWVPVKTLMTLGHYERSDVPFYYALADAFTICDHSFCSSLTGTTPNRLFFWSGTIRAEQNGKAVAAVNNSQAESHSGTFVDWDTFPELLEDNGISWKVYQNELWTVNLQDKRVGDWVDNYGDNALEYVKRYNVKLSAYFRKHGDQTNKKEILTAEQVTAKYNKLSQKERNLIDKAFATNINMPGDYLELEPFTYTDDQGKKETVDIPKNDIFHQFRADVDQGKLPAVSWLVAPQRFSDHTSSPLYGTWYVSEAIDILTKNPEIWKKTIFVLTYDENDGYFDHIPPFVAPNPNDPETGKVSSKMNIDVEWEAKTGSPLGLGYRVPMLIASPWSKGGYVNSQVFDHTSSQQFLEKFLSKKIGKKIKNNNISDWRRAVCGDLTSVFRPYNGEKIVNPKALQKNEVVTSIQNAKNKPAQVTPDALTAAEIAAINANAPFSSASPAAMPVQEKGTRKACALPYQLFAEANLNADKTAVELKFESGKTGFGQLLEPVGSAFSVTSLNPYSGINGKNWDYAVNAGDQVTHQLQLSKFKTENYNLLVRGPNGFFRHFKGSKNDPELTIKCTYEKSGLLKEKLSGNVSILLENTGAAALTLEIKPGVYAGNSQKVQLKPKSKEQVVLNLGKHSGWYDFTIVTADEAYSRQYAGHVETGEESVSDPYMAGIL; via the coding sequence ATGAATTCAAGAAGAGACTTTTTGAAGAAAGCAGCAATGTTTTCTGGTGCTGCCGGTTTAGCAAACGTAATTCCCATGTCTATACAAAAGGCAATGGCAATTGAAGCTGATCCCGGAACTACTTTTTATGACGCAGAACACGTGGTTTTCCTGATGCAGGAAAATCGTTCTTTTGATCATATGTTTGGTAAGCTGAGTGGAGTACGTGGATTCAATGATCCCCGTGCAGCAATTCTGCCCAATAAAAATAAAGTATGGCTGCAACAAGATGCTTCTGGAAATACTTTTGCACCTTTCCACATAGATATTAACAAAACTAAAATTACCTGGCAGGGTGGGTTGCCCCATTCCTGGAATGACCAGGTTGCAGCCCGTAATAAAGGGAAATATGATAAATGGGTCCCGGTAAAAACCCTGATGACCTTAGGGCATTACGAGCGTAGTGATGTTCCTTTTTATTACGCTTTAGCAGACGCCTTTACCATTTGTGACCACAGCTTTTGTTCCTCACTGACCGGGACTACACCAAACAGGTTATTCTTCTGGTCAGGTACAATCCGTGCGGAGCAAAATGGAAAAGCTGTAGCAGCAGTCAATAACTCACAGGCTGAATCTCATTCTGGTACTTTTGTAGACTGGGATACTTTTCCGGAACTACTGGAAGACAATGGCATATCCTGGAAGGTTTATCAAAACGAACTCTGGACGGTAAATTTACAAGATAAAAGAGTTGGTGATTGGGTGGATAATTATGGAGATAACGCCTTGGAATATGTGAAAAGATATAACGTTAAACTTTCTGCCTACTTCCGTAAACACGGTGACCAGACTAATAAAAAAGAAATTTTAACTGCAGAACAAGTCACTGCAAAATACAATAAACTAAGCCAGAAGGAAAGAAACCTGATAGACAAAGCATTTGCGACCAATATCAATATGCCAGGAGATTATCTGGAACTAGAACCCTTCACCTATACCGATGATCAGGGGAAAAAAGAAACAGTGGATATCCCTAAAAATGATATTTTCCATCAGTTCAGAGCAGATGTAGATCAGGGTAAATTACCTGCTGTTTCCTGGTTAGTTGCCCCTCAGCGCTTCTCAGACCATACCAGTTCTCCCTTATATGGGACATGGTATGTATCCGAGGCCATTGACATTCTGACCAAAAACCCTGAAATCTGGAAAAAGACCATCTTTGTTTTGACTTATGATGAGAATGATGGGTATTTCGACCATATCCCACCATTTGTAGCGCCAAACCCTAATGACCCGGAAACAGGAAAAGTCTCTTCAAAAATGAATATTGACGTAGAATGGGAAGCTAAAACGGGAAGTCCGCTAGGTTTAGGATACCGCGTACCGATGCTGATCGCTTCACCATGGAGTAAAGGAGGATATGTGAATTCACAAGTATTTGACCATACCTCTTCACAACAATTCCTGGAGAAATTTCTAAGTAAAAAGATAGGTAAGAAGATCAAAAATAATAATATAAGCGATTGGAGAAGGGCCGTTTGCGGAGACTTAACCTCAGTTTTCAGACCTTATAACGGGGAGAAAATAGTTAACCCTAAAGCATTGCAAAAGAATGAGGTCGTAACCAGTATTCAAAATGCGAAGAATAAACCAGCACAGGTTACCCCTGATGCACTAACAGCAGCAGAAATTGCGGCAATTAATGCCAATGCGCCATTTTCTTCCGCGTCGCCCGCAGCTATGCCTGTACAAGAAAAAGGAACAAGAAAAGCTTGTGCTTTACCCTACCAGTTATTCGCAGAAGCTAATCTGAATGCAGATAAAACGGCAGTAGAATTAAAATTTGAATCTGGTAAAACCGGATTTGGACAATTGCTGGAGCCAGTTGGTTCTGCATTTAGTGTGACTTCTTTAAATCCATATAGTGGTATCAATGGTAAAAACTGGGATTATGCGGTGAATGCAGGAGATCAGGTAACGCACCAGCTTCAGTTGAGTAAATTTAAAACTGAAAATTATAACCTGCTGGTTAGAGGGCCTAATGGATTTTTCAGACATTTCAAAGGCAGTAAAAATGATCCTGAGCTTACCATAAAGTGTACCTATGAAAAATCGGGGTTACTGAAAGAAAAACTCAGTGGAAATGTTAGTATACTATTGGAAAATACAGGAGCAGCAGCTTTAACACTGGAAATCAAACCAGGTGTATATGCAGGTAATTCCCAGAAAGTCCAATTGAAACCTAAAAGTAAGGAACAAGTCGTATTGAATCTTGGAAAGCACTCCGGTTGGTATGATTTTACCATTGTAACCGCAGATGAAGCTTATAGCAGACAGTATGCAGGGCATGTAGAAACCGGTGAAGAGTCCGTTTCTGATCCTTACATGGCAGGAATCCTATAA
- a CDS encoding GH3 auxin-responsive promoter family protein — protein MAIVNSIFTWYMKKRVHQIELFMKYPIDVQEEWFHTLISCAENTEWGKKYDYKSIETPDQFKQRIPLQNYDSLKPYIERMLQGEQNILWPSEIKWFAKSSGTTSDRSKFIPVSPEALEECHFKGGKDMISIFCNNKPSNQILTGKALVLGGSHQINQLNEDSFYGDLSAVLIKNLPMWAEYYRTPDISIALMDDYEQKMDRMAEATIKENVTNISGVPTWTIVLAKKVLEITGKKNLLEVWPNLELYFHGAVNFSPYREQFKELIPRADMYYLETYNASEGFFGIQDQVNSEEMLLMLDYGIYYEFLPLEQLCDDNPVTLNLGEVELNRNYAIIISTNAGLWRYVIGDTVQFTSLSPFRIKITGRTKHFINAFGEEVIIDNAEQAISKACRETGAAFKDYTACPIYFKGNDAGGHEWIIEFDQQPDDFEKFVDVLDQTLREINSDYDAKRFNNMALCRPKVHNAPKDTFYNWLKSKGKLGGQHKVPRLANERKYVDEILPLLNR, from the coding sequence ATGGCAATTGTAAATTCTATTTTCACCTGGTATATGAAAAAGCGTGTCCACCAGATTGAGCTTTTCATGAAATATCCGATAGATGTCCAGGAGGAATGGTTTCATACCCTGATTTCCTGTGCAGAGAACACAGAATGGGGAAAGAAATATGATTATAAGTCTATTGAGACCCCAGATCAGTTTAAGCAGCGTATTCCGCTGCAGAATTATGATTCTCTAAAACCTTATATCGAACGGATGCTGCAGGGGGAACAAAATATTCTCTGGCCTTCAGAGATTAAGTGGTTCGCCAAATCATCCGGAACAACCAGTGACAGAAGTAAATTTATCCCAGTCTCTCCTGAGGCTTTAGAGGAATGCCATTTTAAGGGTGGGAAAGATATGATCTCCATCTTCTGCAATAACAAACCCTCCAACCAGATCCTGACCGGAAAAGCGCTTGTATTAGGTGGCAGCCATCAAATTAATCAGTTAAATGAAGACTCTTTTTATGGCGATCTTTCTGCTGTACTGATCAAAAATCTGCCAATGTGGGCGGAATATTACCGTACACCGGATATTTCAATCGCTTTGATGGATGATTACGAGCAAAAAATGGACCGCATGGCAGAAGCCACCATTAAAGAGAACGTAACCAATATTTCTGGTGTACCTACCTGGACAATTGTGCTGGCAAAAAAAGTACTGGAAATTACGGGCAAGAAGAATTTACTGGAAGTATGGCCAAACCTGGAACTTTATTTTCATGGGGCGGTAAATTTCAGTCCTTACAGGGAACAGTTTAAAGAATTGATCCCAAGAGCTGATATGTATTACCTGGAAACCTATAATGCCTCTGAAGGCTTCTTTGGCATACAGGATCAGGTAAATTCTGAAGAGATGTTGCTCATGCTGGATTATGGCATTTACTATGAGTTTTTACCTTTAGAGCAGCTTTGTGATGATAACCCGGTTACCTTAAATCTTGGAGAGGTAGAATTAAATAGAAATTATGCAATTATTATTTCTACCAATGCTGGTTTATGGCGCTATGTAATTGGAGATACGGTTCAATTTACTTCTTTATCCCCTTTCAGGATCAAAATTACAGGCCGAACTAAACATTTTATTAATGCTTTTGGAGAAGAAGTAATTATTGACAATGCCGAACAGGCCATCAGTAAAGCGTGCAGAGAAACTGGCGCAGCTTTTAAAGATTATACTGCCTGTCCTATTTATTTTAAAGGGAATGATGCTGGAGGACATGAATGGATCATAGAATTTGACCAGCAGCCTGATGATTTTGAGAAATTCGTGGACGTGCTGGATCAGACACTGCGGGAAATCAATTCTGACTATGATGCTAAACGTTTCAATAATATGGCGCTTTGCAGGCCTAAAGTCCACAATGCACCAAAAGATACTTTTTATAACTGGCTGAAATCAAAAGGCAAATTAGGCGGACAGCACAAAGTGCCCCGGCTGGCTAATGAAAGAAAGTATGTGGATGAGATTTTACCCCTGTTAAACCGTTAA
- a CDS encoding response regulator, translating to MNTKINLLVIDDDDINIFIIKKIVEKTGFEAKMVAKTNGSMAIEYLQELIANNEVLPHLILIDINMPVLNGWEFLDAYEKLGIQTEIDMYMLSSSVYENDIEKAKTYKTVKGFISKPLSIERLIELFEGKNTQAI from the coding sequence ATGAATACTAAAATTAACCTGTTGGTAATTGACGATGATGACATTAACATTTTCATTATTAAGAAAATTGTAGAAAAAACAGGCTTTGAGGCTAAAATGGTTGCCAAGACAAACGGATCAATGGCGATTGAATACCTGCAGGAATTAATAGCGAACAATGAGGTCCTTCCGCATCTGATCCTGATTGACATCAATATGCCGGTACTCAATGGCTGGGAGTTTTTAGATGCCTATGAGAAACTAGGGATACAAACAGAGATAGACATGTATATGCTCTCTTCTTCAGTTTATGAGAATGATATTGAAAAAGCCAAAACCTATAAAACAGTAAAAGGGTTTATTTCTAAACCCCTTTCTATTGAACGTCTTATTGAACTCTTTGAAGGCAAAAATACGCAGGCTATATAA
- a CDS encoding GAF domain-containing sensor histidine kinase, translating to MINNQMPDNLIPNNDESRLKKLYQYEILDTHFETDFDTIALMAAEIFGTKKAFVTFVDKGHVFVKASSSRIEVDHISRAYGLCSLSIMEDDLTIFHDTHQFPELMKNPYIARPGGVRFYAAAQIRTADGFALGTVCVLDAEPRTTVTDHQSRMLLLLSRMVMEKLETRMVNRKIVRAYDDRLHRLAHDMKNPITSISLYAQLLGSREMTSEKVFTMAAKIENSSKGVEKKLNNLLTDARNENSLVELVHEPVMITGLLLQLQQSFELSLAAKNQTLIINNDLSALIYADRERIVDVLDNLLSNAMKYSYEGATIVINTSMMEEELIIEFKDQGLGLSEDDMKKLFTKFAKLSAIPTAHEKSYGLGLFIVKMLVESHKGKVWAESEGKNFGSSFFISLPTYKQG from the coding sequence ATGATAAATAATCAAATGCCGGATAATCTTATTCCCAATAATGACGAGAGCAGATTAAAAAAACTATACCAATATGAAATTCTGGACACCCATTTTGAAACGGATTTTGATACGATTGCTTTAATGGCGGCCGAAATATTCGGAACGAAGAAGGCTTTTGTAACTTTTGTTGATAAAGGGCATGTTTTCGTTAAAGCAAGTAGCAGCAGGATTGAGGTTGATCATATTTCCAGAGCTTATGGTCTTTGCTCGCTGAGTATTATGGAGGATGACCTGACTATTTTTCACGACACTCATCAATTTCCTGAACTGATGAAAAACCCTTATATCGCAAGGCCAGGGGGCGTAAGATTTTATGCAGCTGCACAGATCAGAACTGCGGATGGATTTGCACTGGGTACGGTCTGTGTCCTGGATGCTGAACCCCGGACTACAGTAACCGACCATCAATCCAGAATGCTATTGTTACTTTCCAGGATGGTGATGGAGAAGCTGGAGACCAGGATGGTGAACAGAAAAATTGTGAGAGCTTATGATGACCGGCTGCATCGTCTGGCTCATGATATGAAAAACCCTATCACTTCAATTTCTCTGTACGCCCAACTGTTGGGCAGCCGTGAAATGACAAGTGAAAAGGTATTTACTATGGCCGCCAAAATTGAGAATTCTTCTAAAGGCGTAGAGAAAAAGCTTAACAACCTGCTGACAGACGCCAGAAATGAAAATTCACTGGTTGAATTAGTTCATGAACCTGTGATGATTACCGGCCTGCTGTTACAGTTGCAACAGTCTTTTGAACTTTCACTGGCTGCGAAAAATCAAACTTTAATCATTAACAATGACCTGTCTGCTTTAATTTATGCGGATCGGGAACGTATAGTGGATGTATTGGATAATTTGCTGAGTAATGCCATGAAGTACTCTTATGAAGGAGCTACCATTGTTATCAATACTTCGATGATGGAGGAGGAGCTGATTATTGAGTTCAAGGATCAAGGCCTGGGCCTGAGTGAGGACGATATGAAAAAGCTATTTACGAAATTCGCGAAATTAAGTGCCATTCCTACAGCACATGAAAAATCCTATGGCTTAGGTTTATTTATTGTAAAAATGCTTGTGGAAAGCCATAAAGGTAAAGTATGGGCAGAAAGTGAAGGTAAAAACTTTGGAAGCTCTTTCTTTATCTCTCTGCCCACTTATAAACAAGGATAG
- the recJ gene encoding single-stranded-DNA-specific exonuclease RecJ has translation MKKRWVQAVKGKVEITDSLAQQLNIDISLAEILVQRDITSFQEAKDFFRPQLTQLHDPFLMKDMDKAIARIDLALAAGEKIMIYGDYDVDGTTSVALAYSFFSQFTSAIEYYIPDRHKEGYGISTAGIDHAKAQGITLIIALDCGIKSNDKIGYANTLGIDFIICDHHLPGDELPAAVAILDPKRLDCPYPFKELAGCGIGFKLAQAYCLTHHLPAENYERYLDLVMVSIAADIVPINDENRTLAYYGLIKLNTNPCTGLKALMDSCGKNKDFTITDVVFTLAPRINAAGRMDHGNQAVKMLLCTADTLAAEQSLFINLQNTDRKTTDQHITAEALALIDESEILINKKTTVVYNDQWNKGVIGIVASRLTEKYYRPTIVLTLSNGMLTGSARSVPGYDLYEALLSCADLLEQFGGHKFAAGMTIKPENIEAFAERFETVVAATITENLLCPEILIDNEISLAQIDGKFQRILAQMAPFGPVNPAPVFVSHDVFYVGRPYIVGAKHLKLSIKQQNSSIFETIGFGLAEFEQLLKPDQPFSVCYTIEENVWKEQKRLQLNIKAIEINNQSYK, from the coding sequence ATGAAGAAAAGATGGGTGCAGGCCGTAAAGGGTAAAGTAGAAATAACAGATTCGCTTGCACAGCAATTAAATATAGATATAAGTTTAGCTGAAATATTAGTACAACGGGATATCACCTCTTTTCAGGAAGCTAAAGACTTCTTCAGACCGCAGCTTACCCAACTACATGATCCTTTTTTAATGAAGGATATGGATAAAGCAATCGCCAGGATTGATCTTGCACTGGCTGCAGGAGAAAAGATCATGATTTATGGAGATTATGATGTGGACGGAACAACCTCGGTAGCACTTGCTTATAGTTTTTTCAGCCAGTTTACTTCGGCTATTGAATATTATATCCCTGACCGTCATAAAGAAGGATACGGGATTTCTACCGCAGGGATTGATCATGCAAAAGCGCAGGGAATTACACTGATTATTGCCCTGGATTGCGGAATTAAATCAAATGATAAGATCGGCTATGCCAATACGCTTGGTATAGATTTCATCATTTGTGACCACCATTTACCAGGCGATGAATTACCGGCAGCAGTTGCTATTCTTGATCCTAAAAGATTGGATTGCCCTTATCCGTTTAAAGAACTTGCAGGCTGCGGAATTGGTTTTAAACTGGCTCAGGCTTATTGCCTGACACATCATCTGCCGGCAGAAAATTACGAAAGATACCTTGATCTGGTGATGGTTTCTATTGCTGCGGACATTGTGCCAATCAATGACGAAAACCGTACCCTTGCTTATTATGGGCTGATCAAATTAAATACAAACCCTTGTACTGGGTTGAAAGCTTTAATGGATAGCTGTGGTAAAAACAAAGATTTTACCATTACTGATGTGGTATTCACTTTAGCACCGCGGATTAATGCCGCAGGACGAATGGATCATGGTAACCAGGCTGTTAAAATGTTATTGTGTACAGCAGATACCCTGGCAGCAGAACAAAGTCTTTTCATTAACCTGCAGAATACAGACCGGAAAACAACAGACCAGCATATTACCGCAGAGGCCTTAGCGCTGATTGATGAATCTGAAATCCTGATCAATAAAAAAACAACAGTAGTTTACAACGACCAATGGAATAAGGGAGTGATCGGTATTGTCGCTTCCCGGCTGACGGAAAAATATTACAGGCCAACTATCGTTCTAACCCTGTCAAATGGGATGCTGACCGGATCGGCACGTTCAGTACCTGGTTATGATCTGTATGAAGCACTTTTAAGTTGCGCTGATTTACTGGAACAATTTGGCGGTCATAAGTTTGCAGCCGGTATGACAATCAAGCCCGAAAACATCGAAGCCTTTGCAGAAAGGTTTGAAACTGTCGTTGCTGCTACTATCACAGAAAATTTACTTTGTCCTGAAATTTTGATTGACAATGAAATTTCACTGGCTCAGATTGATGGCAAATTTCAACGCATACTCGCTCAGATGGCCCCTTTTGGCCCGGTTAACCCGGCCCCGGTATTTGTGAGCCATGATGTATTTTATGTGGGAAGACCTTATATTGTAGGGGCAAAACATTTAAAGTTGAGTATTAAACAACAAAATTCCAGTATTTTTGAAACCATTGGATTCGGACTGGCAGAATTTGAACAACTATTAAAACCCGATCAACCTTTCTCTGTTTGTTATACGATAGAAGAAAATGTGTGGAAAGAGCAGAAGCGTCTGCAATTGAATATTAAAGCAATAGAGATAAATAACCAATCATATAAATGA
- the lptB gene encoding LPS export ABC transporter ATP-binding protein, translated as MILRADNLIKKYKQRTVVNDVSFSVSQGEIVGLLGPNGAGKTTSFYMIVGLIKPNEGNIFLDDEDITKDAMYRRAQKGIGYLAQEASVFRKLSVEDNILSILEMTTMTRVERQEKLEELIDEFSLHKVRRNRGDLLSGGERRRTEIARALAASPNFILLDEPFAGVDPIAVEEIQTIVAKLRNKNIGILITDHNVQETLSITDRAYLLFEGKILESGTPEILAANEMVRKVYLGSNFVLRSKNL; from the coding sequence ATGATATTAAGAGCTGATAATCTTATAAAAAAATACAAACAGCGGACTGTCGTTAATGACGTTTCGTTTAGTGTGAGTCAGGGGGAAATTGTAGGATTACTCGGCCCTAACGGAGCGGGAAAGACGACTTCCTTTTATATGATTGTAGGACTGATCAAACCTAATGAAGGTAATATCTTTCTGGATGATGAAGACATTACCAAGGATGCGATGTACCGCAGGGCGCAGAAAGGTATTGGTTATTTAGCACAGGAAGCATCAGTTTTCAGAAAGCTGTCTGTAGAAGATAACATCTTGTCGATTCTGGAAATGACAACCATGACCAGGGTAGAGCGCCAGGAAAAACTGGAAGAGTTAATTGACGAATTCAGTTTGCATAAAGTAAGAAGAAACCGTGGTGACCTTTTATCAGGAGGGGAACGCCGCAGGACAGAGATTGCAAGAGCACTTGCTGCAAGTCCTAATTTCATTTTACTGGATGAACCATTTGCAGGAGTAGACCCCATTGCTGTAGAGGAGATCCAGACAATTGTAGCCAAACTCAGAAATAAAAACATCGGCATCCTGATTACCGACCACAACGTTCAGGAAACACTTTCCATTACGGACCGGGCCTATTTGCTATTTGAAGGTAAAATACTGGAGTCTGGCACTCCCGAAATACTTGCCGCCAATGAAATGGTAAGAAAGGTCTACCTGGGTTCCAATTTTGTACTTCGCAGTAAAAACTTATAA
- a CDS encoding MBL fold metallo-hydrolase: MQVFTLYEGSYSVAADKKFVPFNPQTDSPKDRPGSLFIHVNPFLVKFGDKLLVLDTGLGYSNSDGALILHENIRKAGFNPEDVDYVLMSHLHFDHAGGMVHKENNGMELSFPNATYVIQRGEWEGAFTNASSSYRTEIFDFLQRNATLVFVDETGDLIPGIKHILTGGHTPFHQAWLLEDEENKVFFGGDVLPEPEELYKKFIAKYDYDGRKSMELREEFGRTAVTEHWNCLFYHGKSKATGFIELGEEGQFKVI, translated from the coding sequence TTGCAAGTTTTCACTTTATATGAAGGTTCTTATTCTGTAGCAGCCGACAAAAAGTTCGTCCCTTTTAATCCTCAGACAGATAGCCCTAAAGACAGACCCGGATCTCTATTTATTCACGTTAATCCCTTCCTTGTTAAATTTGGAGATAAATTATTGGTACTGGATACCGGATTAGGCTATAGTAACAGTGATGGAGCGCTGATTTTACATGAAAATATCCGCAAAGCAGGCTTTAATCCTGAAGATGTGGATTATGTTTTAATGTCACATCTGCATTTTGATCATGCTGGTGGTATGGTGCATAAAGAAAACAATGGAATGGAACTTAGTTTTCCAAATGCGACCTATGTGATCCAGCGTGGAGAATGGGAGGGTGCCTTTACCAATGCTTCTTCCTCTTACAGAACCGAGATCTTTGATTTCCTGCAGCGGAATGCAACGCTGGTTTTCGTAGACGAAACAGGTGATTTAATTCCGGGTATCAAACACATCCTCACGGGCGGGCACACCCCTTTTCACCAGGCCTGGTTATTAGAAGATGAAGAAAATAAAGTATTTTTTGGTGGCGATGTTTTACCAGAGCCAGAAGAACTGTACAAGAAATTTATTGCCAAATACGACTATGATGGCCGCAAGTCCATGGAATTAAGAGAAGAATTTGGGCGTACCGCTGTTACCGAACACTGGAACTGTCTTTTTTATCATGGTAAAAGCAAAGCGACCGGCTTTATAGAACTCGGTGAAGAAGGTCAGTTTAAAGTTATATAG